The nucleotide sequence cacatatacatagtatacaagtgaagaaaattattattattaagtaataactaataacaatttataaaaacattgaaaataaaCTTTTTAATACTTGAATGTCTATGAAAAGATGTTTACGTTGTAATCCGAAGGGATATTCTGTCGCATGTAAATAATTAACAACTATATTTataaagaaagtgataaataaAATAGGGGAAATATATGATATCACAATGTAGGATATTTTACTTGaacttaataatataattgcGTAATACATAATCTCCCCACTACCATTTCATAGTTTCTTTTATATAGAATCaatattacatatgtatatttcagtTCATTTGCGTttgtttcaatttaatttactaCAAACATTtactatttaaattataaaatgactAAAATATCTCATATGATTAATATAGTCACCGCGGAGCGTATTTCCTCCTTTCATAAACCCGAAAAGTCGAAGTAAATTCTAACAATAACTTGTGAAAAACGATACTAAACTCAATATTTGCCAAAAAATAGCCAGTGTCTCATGCAACTATGACACGAAGGCGAATGTTCCGATTACCTCTACTGACtgattgtaaattattgaaaaatcacAATAACGAACCATTTTACtgcgtaaaatgtaaaatacaaaataaaaatttcagaatTCAAAAACTTCATTTAAACTATTGTAGTAATTAATAACTCGATGATAGTTTTGATCTATATGACATCGGTAATGATGAATGACAGCTAATGGCAGACACAATTGAATACAGAATAACAAGAAATCGTCTGTTACCTGCTACTGTTTCCCAGACACGTCTTTCACTGTACTGTAACGATATTCGATGTGTCGCTATTCTAGATACTCCTACTTTTAATAACGTCACCCTACCACTGAAACCGGGTAATGTTATGCGTTGCTGATTCGAATAATATATTCATCTCGAAAACCTTTCGTGTTCATGAAAGTGTAAACAACACACAGGGCGACTAAATTAAACATGCGAGATATTTTAGTCATTTTACGCTTGAAATAGCAATGACTCCTTGCATTTAGTAAAATAAACTGAAACATAGGCAAATAAACTAAAGTATTTATAAGTAATATTATGTAATGGAGAGATTATGCATTTTcgcaattattttatatattatactttatatacttttttttatacgtggagaaatcctcatggacactccgctgctgcagtaatcgcgtaacagcagagtagtgtcgtactcctaccgactaaaactccatgATGGCCATCCTAAGCGtgtgacaggggtgctccaggaacctcttatgaattaacttctgttgcacccccttctcgcgtcctcttgttcgagccaaTTCTAGTACCTCCTGACTATTGAATTGGAGTTAGGGGGGAGGGGGGGTGTCATTGCCCCTAGCCATGTCGCTCCTTTCAGGCGTGGTCCGTTGGGACGGCGGTGGAGCGGCTCTAGGTCGTCTGACtaccatccttctccatcgtcttatccttcAAGGGTGAGAGTTttcctttctctccctttccgctcgctccttcgcgagcataactcgctcgcagaagaggcggacggcctcgtattcctgtggcCCTCTCAACATCGCCTCTACAATCGCGGGGGAAGGGAGGTCAATGTTCCTCCTATGGCGTGTCGCAgagtgtagcggggcagctcccaaaccggacagagctccagggtgtgctgcgccgtgtcctTGCCCTCTCCGCAGTAGTGGCAGATGTCTCTCGTCTCTCGTCcgattctcttcaggaactcgccgagcatgccgtgtccggtgagcacctgGGTCATTCTGTATCTGTAACAGGCCGCACATGGCATTAGCAGCCACCGACACTTTCAGGATCAGGGAGTCGAAGTgtggctcgaacgtccactggctgtccaTGACGAGACCCAGATATTTCATCTGCGATCCCACTTGGACGGTTTCGCCtaccatgtttatgcataggccgggcaAGACCAGCCTCGCCGTCCGCCATATCCGGGGGTAAGCTCCCTCTTTCAGGCATCTTGTGTAGAGGCGCCGAAGTCTGGGGACCATGACTCCCATCACTTCTGCCCAGATCCGACCAgagattccgtccgggcccggcgccacgtcgcgggaggCCATTCTTCTGGTCGCCTCCCATATCTCTTCCTctgtgacttcccagtcgtccctccgTCCATTCCAACGTCCGTGTCGTTTCCCGCGGCCGTTCTGCCGCCCTGTCTTCTTGCGGGGGGAAAAGCGTCGCGATGATCCGCagcagcagcgcaggttccataTCCATCGTTGCCAGCGGGCCCTTCCACCAGCTCCGCTTCGCCCCCTCCTCTGACGATTACCCCTAACTCCTTATCTTGCGCCACTGTTGCGTCTTTTTTCGCCATTGGGCGCAAAAATGGCCACTTCTTCCGCACTTGCTATTCCACCAGTCGCTGTCACTTTCGAATGGCCCGCGCGGCGCTTTGACGCGCATGCCAATATAACTGCGTCCGTGTAGTTCCTCGGGTAGCCCGTGTAGCGGCGCTGTTGTCACGCGTCCTAATATGGCTACCCCACCGTCATAACCTCGCACTCGGTTTATCTTCGCCTTTAGCGCCATTCCACGCCAGATTTCATGGGTTCCTACACCCGCTTTACTTTCACGGGCGTTAATCCTTCACTCTGGTTACTTTCCTTGCCTGAATTCTCCAGTTTTCCGGAGATTGCGAGTACGCTCACGGCTCCGTCCTCCCTACGTCTGCTCCGCCACACAGTTACCACGAAAAACCTGCTTCTTGTCATACTTTATATACCAAGATTATATTATCAAGTTTATCAAGCTGTGTCTTCGCCCTCGCTCGTTGTTCGTTATAAAATagtaaacaaaatatttttcatagaaGGGACGTATCTTTTCGACACTGGATGATACATATTGAAGGGACCACCACGTGATATATACGTGTTGAATATTAAGAATCTTGCATTCATCGTTGTATCCTGATTTCTTCTGTCGAGCTTCTTCTTCATATCTTATCTAACATTACTACTCACAGTCAGTTTATCGTGCTATCAAGTAATAACTTACATATCTTCTAGACGAACAGTGtcatgaaatttcgaaatacatTAGCACGAATTCGTTAACgcactatttttattattacgaatgTCGAATAACAAAAAAGTTAGAAAAGGCATATTTTAACGGTTTCTATATTTTTGCAAATCATCGTATGAAAGGTTCCTTACCTTATACGTCTTATTTTGCAGATATTTTCAAAGATTACATTTGTCAATCTAAACATTTTTCATCATTATAAAATCATTaattcaaaattattatatttttttccataTGCAAAAGAATGCTTCTCGTACCTCCGTGTCTCTTCTTAGCAATGACATCCAACTTTTTTTCATTATTCGGAGAAAAACTAGATATACAACGTGTTATTATCACTTAAAATCATAGAATATCACAAACTACGAGAATGTCTACAATTTTTACGGTTACACATGTTCCACTTCATAAATCTTACGGACCTGTTTGTCTTTCttctttaaccctttcgcttcgacagtccagtccgccgaagtactgtcactgaacagaaacgcgcgccagaaatgcCCACAGTGTGTGTGGTTGCTGTATAAACGTTTTCCTAAACCTTAAATAACAACAATTCTTGTAAGAATCGTATATAGCAGTTCACtgttgagtgccgaagcgtgcagacgatTGTCTAGCGCTCTGTGAAGTTCGTAAaccaacacgtgtcgcccatcCGTTGAAAGTGAACACAGCTAAGTGTTTCCTATTCTTTAGAGAAAAAGATCCTACGCTCCTAAACTctacccgaatactagcctcatagcctcacgactagttattcattttgaattaattAGCTCGATGATGGTCCAGGAATCACGACCAGGCAGGAGCAACTCCATAATTGCTCCGCGCTACCTCCTCCGTGGCAAAAGTGCAACAGATCCCCCTCGTACTAATGGCGCCAAAAACTCCAAAAAGCGAAAAATAGAAGCATCAAAAATAAACACAAACGCCACTCAGAACGAACAGTCAACAAACCAAGTAACCACATACAATCGATACGCCATATTGGAATCCACAAACA is from Bombus vancouverensis nearcticus chromosome 17, iyBomVanc1_principal, whole genome shotgun sequence and encodes:
- the LOC143303957 gene encoding uncharacterized protein LOC143303957, which translates into the protein MDMEPALLLRIIATLFPPQEDRAAERPRETTRTLEWTEGRLGSHRGRDMGGDQKNGLPRRGAGPGRNLWSDLGRSDGSHGPQTSAPLHKMPERGSLPPDMADGEAGLARPMHKHDTE